The DNA sequence TTCAGACCGGGTTCCGAGAGACCACGGGCGGAGGAGAGCCACCGCTTTGAAACGGCTGCCTACGAAGATCCGGCCGACCTTATCGAAAGCTACCTGAAGGACTATCGGGGAGAGCCCATCACCGCGGCCTGTCTGGCGGTGGCCGGTCCGGTGGTGGACGGCCGGTCGCAACTGACCAATGTGTCCTGGACGATTGCCCAGGA is a window from the Desulfobacteraceae bacterium genome containing:
- a CDS encoding glucokinase produces the protein MILAGDIGGTKTNLALFRPGSERPRAEESHRFETAAYEDPADLIESYLKDYRGEPITAACLAVAGPVVDGRSQLTNVSWTIAQEDLVRRFGWRHCRLLNDLEATVQAIPLLKASETASLQDARPARHGALAVL